TCGAAGGCGTCGTCGGTGGGCCAGGGCATCCGCCGCACGAAACCGCCGCCGGGCAGGGCGACCGCGGCGTAGGGCCGGTCGGGCAGCGAGTCTAGGCCGAGGGCCGCCGCAACCTCCGGGCGTCGCGTGTCGGGGCCCAGCAGCGTCAGTACGGCCAGTTCGTTGCCGTCCCGGGGTTCGGCCTTGGACCAGAAGACCATCTTCTTCAGGAAGGCCAGCAGGTCGGCGCCGCGGGCGGGTTCGGTGTCGATCCAGGTGACGCCGTCGAGGTCGGTCTGCACGAAGTGGTGTTCGATGCGGCCGTTGGCGTCGAGGCTCAGGTTCTCCGCGGACGTGCCGTCGGGGAGGGCGGCCACGTGCTGGCTCGAGATGGTGTGCAGCCAGCTCAGGCGCTCCTCGCCGGGAACTGCGATGACGAAGCGGGTGGAGCGGTCCACCACGGCGGCTCCGGTGGAGGCTGCGCGCTGTTCGCCCAGTGGATCGCCGTAGTGCCAGGGCAGTCCGGCATCGGGGCCCTCGGCGGGCGAAGCGACCGCATCGGGAAGGGCGAGCAGGGGACTCTCGGACACGATCGGAGACTCGGTCACGACACCAGTCTATGGGGAACCGGGCCGAGGGGCGGTCAGTGGCTAGGGTGGAGGCCATGGCTGACCGCGTGCTGGTGACATTGGACGGCGAGGTCAGGGATGCCGACGCACCCCTGCTGCACGCCGACGATTTCGGAGTTCTGCGTGGCGACGGCGTGTTCGAGACCCTGCTCGTCCGGAAGGGACGGGCGTGCGCCGTCGAACTGCACCTGGCGCGTCTCGCGGCTTCCGCCGAGGCTGCGGACCTGCTCGAACCCGACCGCGATGCGTGGCGCCGGGCGATCGGCGTGGCGTTGAAGGAGTGGGGCGACGAGCGCGAGGGCGTGTTGCGGCTGGTCTACACGCGTGGCCGTGAAGGAGCCGACGTCCCGACGGCCTTCCTGTTGATGACCCCGGTCGCCGAGCGGGTCGAGAAGGCCCGCCGCGACGGCGTGTCGGTGGTGACGCTCGAGCGGGGTTTCTCCGCGGATCTGGCGCAGCGGGCGCCCTGGCAGCTGCTGGGGGCCAAGACGTTGTCGTATGCGACGAACATGGCGGCGCTGCGGCACGCCGAGTCGGTCGGCGCCGACGACGTCGTCTTCACCAGCTCCGAGGGATACGTGCTCGAGGGTCCGCGGTCGACGGTGCTCGTCGCGCGGGGCCGGTCGCTCGTCACCCCGCCGCCCGAGCAGGGCATCCTGCCCGGCACGACGCAGCAGGCGCTGTTCGACCTTGCGGGGGAGCGGGATCTGGTGGCGCGGTACGAGCCGCTGCGCCCGGCGGATCTGGTGGTCGCCGACGGGGTGTGGCTGATCTCGAGTGTGGCTCTGGCGGTGCGCGTGCACACCCTCGACGGGCACGCGCTGACGCCGCGCTTCCCTGTGGGGGAGCTCGAGAAGCTGGTGGACGAGGCGGTCGACGCGGCGCGCTGAGCGCGATTGTGCTGTCGCGGGGGGGACGGCGCACGATGTGATGTGTGTCCGATGTGTCCGGCGACACGAACGGGTTCCCCTCCACCCTTTCGCTACTACATTCGGTAGTAGCGGGTCGGCCTCCGAGCGAGGCGTACCCGTGCGACCGAGAACCGGAGCGTAGGCCCGCGCTCCGGATTCCCTCTGTACTCGGGGCCTCACCTCGGAGTGGCAATGGACGTGTTGGATCTGTCCCGGTGGCAGTTCGGGATCACGACGGTGTATCACTTCATCCTCGTGCCGCTGACGATCGGCCTCGCGCCGCTCGTCGCGATCATGCAGACGATGTGGGTGGTCACCGGCAAGGACCACTGGTACCGCCTCACGAAGTTCTTCGGGAAGATGTTCCTCATCAACTTCGCGCTCGGTGTCGCCACCGGCATCGTGCAGGAGTTCCAGTTCGGCATGAACTGGAGCGAGTACTCCCGGTTCGTGGGGGACGTCTTCGGCGCACCCTCGCACTCGAAGGCCTCGTCGCCTTCTTCATGGAGTCGACCTTCCTCGGCCTGTGGATCTTCGGCTGGACGCGCCTGCCGAAACTCGTTCACCTCGCGACGATCTGGTTCGTCGCGATCGGCGTGAACGCCTCCGCCTTCTTCATCATCGCGGCGAACTCGTTCATGCAGCATCCCGTCGGGGCCACCTACAACCCCGAGACCGGACGCGCCGAGCTGACGAGCATCTGGGAACTGCTCACCAACAACACCGCGCTGGCCGCGTTCCCTCACGCCGCCACCGGCGGATTCCTCACCGCCGCAACGTTCATCGCCGGCATCGGTGGATGGTGGATGGTCCGCAACATGCGTCGCGCCGCCGCGATCCGCGCCACCGAACCCGGTGAGGCCCAGCGACTCGAGGACGACGCCCGCGGGCTGTTCCGCCCCGCCACCCGCCTCGGCCTGATGGTCATGATCATCTCCGGCATCGGACTCTTCGTCACTGGCGACATCCAGGCCAAGCTCATGTTCGAGCAGCAGCCGATGAAGATGGCCTCGGCCGAATCCCTGTGCCACACCGAGACGGATCCCAACTTCTCGATCCTCACCATCGGTACGCACAACGACTGCGACGGCGTGATCCACGTCCTCGACGTGCCCTACGTGCTGCCCTTCCTCGCGCAGGGCGAATTCACCGATGTGACCCTCGAAGGTGTCGAGGACCTGCAGGCGCAGTACGAGGAGCAATTCGGCCCCGGCAACTACAAGCCCAACCTGTTCGTCACCTACTGGTCGTTCCGCGCGATGATCGGCCTCGCCGCCGGATCCGCGGCACTGGCCCTGGCCGGGCTGTGGGTCACCCGCGGCGGCCGGGTCCCCGACCAGAAGTGGTTCTCGCGGCTGTCGATCATCGCGATCCCCACGCCCTTCCTCGCCAACAGCGCCGGCTGGATCTTCACCGAGATGGGCCGCCAGCCCTGGGTGGTGCACCCGAATCCGACCGGCGTGGACATGATCCGGCTGACCGTCGATCAGGGTGTCTCCGACCACGCGGCCGGAGCGGTGCTCACCTCGCTGATCGCCTTCACCCTCGTCTACGCGGCGCTCGGCGTGGTGTGGTTCTGGCTCATCCGCAAGTACGCGATGGAAGGCCCGCAGGAGCACGACGCCCAGCCGCCGGGCACCGACGACGACACCGACGACACGCAGCCCAAGCAGCTGTCCTTCGCGTACTAGGAGAGTGCGGACATGGGACTCCAGGAAGTCTGGTTCATCCTCATCGCAGTTCTGTTCACGGGCTACTTCGTCCTCGAAGGCTTCGACTTCGGCGTCGGCATGCACTTCCCCGTCCTCGGCCGGGGCAGCAGCCCGGAGGCGGACACCCGCCGCCGGGTGCTGCTCAACACAATCGGCCCGGTCTGGGACGGCAACGAGGTCTGGCTCATCACCGCCGGCGGTGCCCTGTTCGCCGCGTTCCCCGAGTGGTACGCCACCCTGTTCTCCGGTTTCTACCTGCCGCTGTTGCTGATCCTGCTCGCCCTGATCGTGCGGGTGTGCGCCATCGAATGGCGCGGCAAGATCGACGACCCGGCCTGGCGTCGCCGCTGCGATCTGGGCATCATGTTCGGCTCGTGGGTGCCCGCCGTGCTGTGGGGTGTCGCCTTCGCGAACATCGTGCGCGGCGTCGCGATCGACGCCGACAAGCAGTACGTCGGCGGCTTCTTCGACCTGCTCAATCCCTACGCCCTGCTCGGCGGCGCGACCACCGCGATCGTCTTCGCCCTGCACGGTGCGGTCTTCATCGCACTGAAGACCGAGGGGCCGGTCCGCACCGACGCGGTGGCTCTGTCCCGGAAGCTGGCCGTGCCGGCGGTCCTCGTCGCCGGTGCGTTCGTGGTGTGGACCCAGATCGCCTACGGCAAGGGCTGGACGATCGCGCTCGTCGCCGTGGCAGGAGTCTCCCTGCTCGCGGTGGTCGCACTGACCGCCGCCGCACGGGAGGGCTGGGCGTTCGTGTTCACCACCGTCGCGATCGTCGCGACCTCGGTGCTGCTGTTCGCGTCGCTCTTCCCGAACGTCATGCCCTCGACACTCGACCCGTCCTGGTCGCTGACCATCGAGAACGCCTCGTCGAGCCCCTACACTCTGAAGGTCATGACGTGGGCCGCCGCATTCATGACGCCGGTCGTCCTGGCCTACCAGGGTTGGACCTACTGGGTGTTCCGTCAGCGTCTGTCGACCGACCACATCCCGCACTCGATCGGGCTGAAGATCGGCTCGAAGTGACCCTCACCCGCCCGGCCGATCCGTCCGTCACCCCCGCCGGCGCCACCGCGCGCCGGCGGGGGCCGGTGGATCCGCGGTTGTGGCGCCGCTCCGCCTCGGCGCGCGGATATCTCGCGCTGTCCGTGCTCACCTCGGTGGTCGACGTCGTGATGGTCGTGGTCACCGCCCTGGTGATCGGCCGGGTGCTCGCGGGCGTCATCACCACCGACGCCCGGTCCGTCGGCGACTGGTCCCGCGATCTGGCGGTGCTCGCCGGGGCGATCGCCGTGCGGGTCGCGGTGACGTGGCTGCAGTCGCGGTTCGCGCACCGCTCGGCGACCCGCGTCGTCACCGAACTCGAACACGCCGTGCTGACCGCGGCCGCGGATCTCCCGCCCCGCGAACTCGATCCACGCCGCGACGAGATCGCCGTCGTCCTCACCCGCGGACTCGACGGGCTGAAGGACTATCTCACCGGCTACATCCCGGCGCTGATCCTCGCCGTGATCCTCACCCCGGTGACGATCGTCGTCATCGCCCTGCACGACCTCACGTCGGCGATCATCGTCGTCGTCACCCTGCCGCTCATCCCGATCTTCATGATCCTCATCGGCCTGCTCACCAAGGGGAAGGCCGACCGCACGCTGCGCGCGATGACCACCCTGTCGTCGCAACTGCTCGACCTGCTCGCCGGACTGCCGACGCTGCGCGCCCTCGGCAGGGAGAAGGGCCCGGCCGCCCGGGTCCGCGAACTCGGCGACGACCACCGGAAGACCACGATGTCCGCGTTGCGCGTCGCCTTCCTGTCCGGGACGGTGCTGGAGTTCCTGGCGACCCTGTCGGTCGCGTTGGTCGCGGTGAGCATCGGCATGCGGCTGGTGAACGGTTCCATGCCGCTCGAGGCCGGGATCGTCGCGCTGATCCTCGCCCCCGAGGCGTACCTGCCGCTGCGCACCGTGGGCAGCAGGTTCCACGCCGCCGAGGACGGGATGGCCGCCGCCGAGAAGGCGTTCGCCGTGCTCGACGCCGTCCCGCCCGCCGACCGGGCGGACCCGGGCCCGGAAGCGCAGCCCGCCGGCCCCGCCACGGCCTGCGAGATCGTCCTCGCCGGTGTGTCCGTCGCCGGTCGCGACGGGCACGCACCGCACCGGCTCGACGCCGTGTGCCGGCCCGGCCGGATCACCGCGCTCACCGGCGCCAACGGCGCCGGCAAGTCCTCGACCCTGCTCGCCGTGCTCGGCCTCGCCGACCTCGCGGAGGGCTCGGTCACCGTCGACGGCACCCCCGTCCACGGCGACGAGGCGTGGTGGAGCCGCGTCGCGTGGCTGCCGCAGCGACCGGTGCTGCTGCCCGGCACCCTCGCCGACAACCTGCGGCTCACCGGCGCCGACCCCGACTCGGACCTTCTCGACGAGGTTTGTGCCGCAACGGGATTCGACGCGGTTCTGGCCGAGCTACCGGACGGCTGGGACACCCGCGTCGGAACGGGCGGAACCGGACTGTCACTCGGGCAGCGTCAGCGGCTCGCCCTCACCCGCACTCTCGCGTCGCCACGCTCGGTGCTGCTGCTCGACGAGCCCACCGCCCATCTCGACCCCGACTCCGAGGCCACCGTGCTCGC
This region of Rhodococcus sp. Z13 genomic DNA includes:
- a CDS encoding YgfZ/GcvT domain-containing protein is translated as MTESPIVSESPLLALPDAVASPAEGPDAGLPWHYGDPLGEQRAASTGAAVVDRSTRFVIAVPGEERLSWLHTISSQHVAALPDGTSAENLSLDANGRIEHHFVQTDLDGVTWIDTEPARGADLLAFLKKMVFWSKAEPRDGNELAVLTLLGPDTRRPEVAAALGLDSLPDRPYAAVALPGGGFVRRMPWPTDDAFDLLVPRDRLAGIVTALTGAGVRPAGTWAFEALRVESLRPRIGVDTDDRTIPHEARWIGGPAEHGAVHLDKGCYRGQETVARVHNLGKPPRHLVLLHLDGSADGRPETGEAVTAGGRPVGRIGTVVDHFELGPIALALVKRTITPDTALVAGPCAASIDPDSVPPDEGVPAGRAAVDRLRGR
- a CDS encoding aminodeoxychorismate lyase, with product MADRVLVTLDGEVRDADAPLLHADDFGVLRGDGVFETLLVRKGRACAVELHLARLAASAEAADLLEPDRDAWRRAIGVALKEWGDEREGVLRLVYTRGREGADVPTAFLLMTPVAERVEKARRDGVSVVTLERGFSADLAQRAPWQLLGAKTLSYATNMAALRHAESVGADDVVFTSSEGYVLEGPRSTVLVARGRSLVTPPPEQGILPGTTQQALFDLAGERDLVARYEPLRPADLVVADGVWLISSVALAVRVHTLDGHALTPRFPVGELEKLVDEAVDAAR
- the cydB gene encoding cytochrome d ubiquinol oxidase subunit II, with protein sequence MGLQEVWFILIAVLFTGYFVLEGFDFGVGMHFPVLGRGSSPEADTRRRVLLNTIGPVWDGNEVWLITAGGALFAAFPEWYATLFSGFYLPLLLILLALIVRVCAIEWRGKIDDPAWRRRCDLGIMFGSWVPAVLWGVAFANIVRGVAIDADKQYVGGFFDLLNPYALLGGATTAIVFALHGAVFIALKTEGPVRTDAVALSRKLAVPAVLVAGAFVVWTQIAYGKGWTIALVAVAGVSLLAVVALTAAAREGWAFVFTTVAIVATSVLLFASLFPNVMPSTLDPSWSLTIENASSSPYTLKVMTWAAAFMTPVVLAYQGWTYWVFRQRLSTDHIPHSIGLKIGSK
- the cydD gene encoding thiol reductant ABC exporter subunit CydD; translation: MTLTRPADPSVTPAGATARRRGPVDPRLWRRSASARGYLALSVLTSVVDVVMVVVTALVIGRVLAGVITTDARSVGDWSRDLAVLAGAIAVRVAVTWLQSRFAHRSATRVVTELEHAVLTAAADLPPRELDPRRDEIAVVLTRGLDGLKDYLTGYIPALILAVILTPVTIVVIALHDLTSAIIVVVTLPLIPIFMILIGLLTKGKADRTLRAMTTLSSQLLDLLAGLPTLRALGREKGPAARVRELGDDHRKTTMSALRVAFLSGTVLEFLATLSVALVAVSIGMRLVNGSMPLEAGIVALILAPEAYLPLRTVGSRFHAAEDGMAAAEKAFAVLDAVPPADRADPGPEAQPAGPATACEIVLAGVSVAGRDGHAPHRLDAVCRPGRITALTGANGAGKSSTLLAVLGLADLAEGSVTVDGTPVHGDEAWWSRVAWLPQRPVLLPGTLADNLRLTGADPDSDLLDEVCAATGFDAVLAELPDGWDTRVGTGGTGLSLGQRQRLALTRTLASPRSVLLLDEPTAHLDPDSEATVLATLRELARAGRTVVVVAHRPTLLSIADEIVTVHSERADAARAGEEVSR